One genomic window of Candidatus Cloacimonadota bacterium includes the following:
- a CDS encoding IS91 family transposase gives MQRPPFELADVIHRFGARFVERCKPNAFQVGTLSALARCRTSALGGHVERCSCCKKERISYNSCRNRHCPKCQLSNQALWVDDCIANTLRCKHFHLVFTVPEELNALSMLDSRAFYSRMFESVWDVLRTFGYSHFGVESGAICVLHTWGQNLVLHPHIHCIVPAAGLNLHGELKHTGKNGRYLYPVKQLSSAFRTSLLKRLKADLKKANLLDTYKPTLEKTRAKEWVVHCEPALGKAERVIRYLGQYIHRVAISNQRILNIDDDNVTFQYKDYADCEKSKVMTISGVEFLRRFCLHILPKRFVKIRRYGIYGNRYKRQMRRAFGADDSLPPETRKERLQRVLGSDPLQCPYCKKGQMVRVDVLPRIRSPSATSFRLLEKVLA, from the coding sequence ATGCAGCGACCGCCATTCGAACTAGCCGATGTGATCCATCGTTTTGGAGCCCGTTTTGTTGAGCGGTGCAAGCCCAATGCCTTCCAGGTGGGAACGCTCAGCGCGTTGGCTCGATGCCGAACCTCCGCTTTGGGCGGGCACGTTGAGCGGTGCAGCTGCTGCAAAAAGGAGCGTATCAGCTACAATAGCTGCCGTAATCGGCATTGCCCCAAGTGCCAACTATCCAACCAGGCCCTTTGGGTTGACGATTGCATTGCCAACACGCTCAGGTGTAAACACTTCCACTTGGTGTTCACCGTTCCGGAGGAGCTTAACGCTCTTTCGATGCTTGACAGCAGGGCTTTTTATAGCCGTATGTTCGAGTCTGTTTGGGACGTGCTGCGCACCTTTGGGTACTCTCATTTTGGCGTTGAGAGCGGGGCCATCTGCGTTCTGCATACCTGGGGGCAGAATCTGGTGCTGCATCCGCACATCCACTGTATTGTTCCGGCTGCAGGGCTAAACCTGCATGGTGAGCTCAAACATACCGGTAAAAACGGACGATACCTCTACCCGGTAAAGCAGCTGAGCAGCGCCTTTCGCACCAGCCTGCTAAAACGGCTGAAGGCGGACCTAAAAAAGGCCAACCTGCTTGACACTTACAAGCCCACCCTGGAAAAGACTAGGGCCAAGGAGTGGGTTGTGCACTGCGAGCCTGCGCTGGGAAAGGCGGAGCGTGTAATTCGCTACCTGGGCCAATACATCCATCGTGTGGCCATTTCAAATCAGCGCATTCTGAATATCGACGATGATAACGTTACTTTCCAATACAAGGATTACGCAGACTGTGAAAAATCGAAAGTAATGACGATTAGCGGCGTGGAGTTTTTACGCCGTTTCTGCCTGCATATCTTACCAAAACGATTTGTGAAAATCCGTCGCTACGGAATCTACGGCAATCGCTACAAGCGCCAAATGCGCAGAGCCTTTGGTGCTGACGATTCTCTGCCACCCGAAACGCGCAAAGAGAGGCTGCAACGGGTCTTGGGGTCTGACCCGTTGCAATGTCCGTACTGCAAAAAGGGGCAGATGGTTCGCGTTGATGTTCTACCCCGAATTCGTTCGCCGAGCGCTACCTCCTTTCGTCTATTGGAAAAGGTTTTAGCTTA